From the genome of Lasioglossum baleicum chromosome 13, iyLasBale1, whole genome shotgun sequence, one region includes:
- the Atg13 gene encoding autophagy-related 13 isoform X2, which produces MSALKLSMQDRKDLDKFTKFLALKAAQIIVQSRSGEKVSTKCKPNSSGTDWFNLAIHDVPEVLAEAKRALCGEIVNSTIPLCIEISLRTVEGDTMVLETWSLRVLPEHSDPAVRVTYTVYNRMGILLKSLLSVSRITPAYKLSRRQGPDSYVICYKIYLGEPQLHTLGDNYKNVRVGQLCTPVGTIHLSVSYRTKMTISPTHTGRDSIMVKSDHFHSDLSPRHTRYQQSEETSKSLSDTIKVGAFVVNKPVTVNEEDFVIPDVPFSSLLTPRQTSPPPVTVAEAANTKTTITTATADSSNGNNEKLVNDNTTSKCNSQNGSRRSSCSMTSANDDFIMKTPFAGTNTNSDLGAFYRECQSAPQLQAFMEERTVGEQVGGDLTKQLETFETNMRRYEDILSSLCHTENNN; this is translated from the exons ATGTCCGCACTAAAATTGAGTATGCAAGATAGAAAGGACTTGGATAAGTTTACTAAATTCTTGGCATTGAAAGCTGCACAAATTATAGTGCAGTCAAGGTCAGGTGAAAAGGTCAGCACAAAGTGCAAGCCAAATTCATCTGGAACAGATTGG TTCAACTTAGCTATCCATGATGTACCAGAAGTTTTGGCTGAAGCTAAAAGAGCATTATGCGGGGAAATAGTCAATTCAACTATACCTCTCTGCATTGAGATCTCTTTGAGGACTGTTGAAGGTGACACAATGGTTTTAGAAACATGGAGTCTTCGTGTTTTGCCTGAACATAGTGATCCTGCTGTAAGAGTAACGTACACAGTATATAACAGAATGGGCATTTTATTGAAATCTTTATTGTCCGTATCGAGAATTACTCCAGCTTATAAGCTAAGTAGAAGGCAAGGCCCAGATTCTTATGTTATTTGCTATAAAATTTATCTAGGAGAACCACAGCTACATActttag gtgataattataaaaatgttagagTAGGTCAATTGTGCACTCCTGTGGGCACAATCCATTTATCAGTATCGTATAGAACGAAGATGACTATTTCTCCTACTCATACCGGTCGTGACTCGATAATGGTAAAGAGTGATCATTTTCATTCGGATTTAAGTCCTCGTCACACGAGGTACCAGCAAAG cgaagaaacaTCAAAATCTCTCAGTGATACTATTAAAGTGGGAGCTTTTGTAGTGAATAAACCTGTTACTGTAAACGAAGAGGACTTTGTTATACCAGATGTACCTTTTAGTTCTTTGTTAACTCCTAGACAAACTTCACCTCCACCTGTCACAGTAGCTGAGGCTGCAAACACAAAGACTACAATAACAACAGCTACAGCAGACAGCAGCAATGGAAATAACGAAAAACTTGTAAATGATAATACAACGTCAAAGTGCAACTCGCAAAATGGATCTAGGAGAAGTAGTTGCTCAATGACCAGTGCTAACGACGATTTTATTATG AAAACTCCTTTCGCTGGTACAAATACTAATAGCGATTTAGGAGCATTTTATCGTGAATGTCAAAGTGCGCCTCAGCTTCAAGCATTTATGGAAGAAAGAACAGTTGGTGAACAAGTAGGAGGGGACCTTACTAAACAGTTAGAAACATTTGAAACGAATATGCGACGGTATGAGGATATTCTGTCATCATTATGTCATACAGAAAATAATAACTAA
- the LOC143214780 gene encoding guanine nucleotide-binding protein subunit beta-like protein 1 isoform X1, translating to MALLPPDPIYLFRSNMGSIHSILFQVTKDVELLYAGTANGNVHIWNLGTNRELSQIKSGQESCLSLQSLDDENLFVQHKCGLINAYKRTESHWNKYKSIDIDFYHYCRFKTFSQNELLVPLKESKVGILCTNTFSMELELSPPNAENLGEVMAIKPLKHDNLVLVGYECGKLILWDIRQKKILNNLVTEPCPMALDFDTTLMKGIVAGPSDQLQVFTLSKDHVFCDKTKIELKNPGTSVVAIRSDARIVAIGGWDNSVRIYSWKNLKPLAVLNQHRDTVQDIAYSSDIIKTYDKHVMATAAKDGYIALWSIYN from the exons ATGGCATTACTTCCTCCGGATCCAATATATCTTTTCCGAAGTAATATGGGAAGTATTCATTCTATTCTTTTTCAAGTAACTAAAGATGTAGAGCTCCTCTATGCGGGTACTGCTAATGGAAATGTTCATATTTGGAATTTAGgc ACAAATCGAGAATTAAGTCAGATTAAATCAGGTCAAGAGTCTTGTTTAAGTTTACAAAGTTTGGATGATGAAAACCTATTTGTACAGCATAAATGCGGCttaataaatgcatacaaaAGAACAGAATCCCATTGGAACAAGTACAAATCAATTGACATAGATTTTTATCATTATTGCag GTTTAAAACATTTTCTCAAAATGAACTATTAGTACCACTTAAGGAATCGAAAGTTGGTATATTATGTACAAATACATTTAGTATGGAATTAGAACTGAGTCCTCCAAATGCAGAAAATTTAGGAGAAGTGATGGCAATCAAACCCTTGAAACATGATAATTTAGTTCTAGTAGGTTATGAATGTGGCAAGTTAATTTTATGGGACATTAGGCAGAAGaagattttgaataatttagtaaCAGAACCATGCCCAATGGCTTTGGATTTTGATACTACTTTGATGAAAGGTATTGTTGCTGGTCCTTCCGATCAGTTACAg GTATTTACTTTGTCAAAAGATCATGTATTCTgtgataaaacaaaaattgaattgaaaaatcCTGGTACTTCTGTAGTCGCTATAAGATCTGATGCTAGGATTGTAGCAATTGGAGGATGGGATAATAGCGTTCGAATATATTCGTGGAAAAATTTAAAACCATTAGCTGTTTTGAACCAACATAGAGATACAGTACAAGACATTGCATACTCCTCAGATATAATAAAGACTTACGATAAACATGTAATGGCTACAGCTGCAAAAGACGGATACATTGCATTGTGGAGTATTTACAATTAA
- the Uch-l5 gene encoding ubiquitin carboxy-terminal hydrolase L5 has product MADSAGNWCPIESDPGVFTELIKEFGVKGAQVEELWSLEDEQFDSLKPIHGLIFLFKWVQDDEPTGSIVQDNRLDKIFFAKQVINNACATQAILSVLLNCKHADISLGPNLEEFKNFCHSFDANMRGLALSNADIIREVHNSFSRQTLFEYDLKKASKDDDVFHFVSYIPIDGRLYELDGLKDGPMDLGPCPVGDQWVQAVKPIIQKRINKYNEGEIHFNLMAIVTDRKTLYERQKINVCDPAELECLQALIEKEIRKSKRYQEENIRRKHNYLPLIMELLKMLAKDGKLVPLYQRAKEKALEKESKKNNV; this is encoded by the exons ATGGCGGACTCAGCGGGCAATTGGTGTCCTATCGAAAGTGATCCTGGCGTTTTCACGGAATTAATTAAAGAATTTG GTGTAAAAGGTGCACAAGTGGAAGAATTATGGAGTTTGGAGGACGAACAGTTCGACAGCTTAAA gCCTATACAtggtttaatatttttattcaagtGGGTTCAGGATGACGAACCTACAGGAAGTATTGTTCAAGATAACAGGttggataaaattttttttgcgaaACAA GTAATCAATAATGCGTGCGCGACACAAGCAATTTTAAGTGTACTATTAAATTGTAAACATGCTGATATATCATTGGGGCCAAATTTGGAGGAGTTCAAAAATTTTTGCCACAGCTTCGATGCCAATATGAGGGGTCTTGCTCTCAGTAATGCTGATATAATAAGAGAAGTACACAATTCTTTCTCAAG GCAAACATTATTTGAATATGACTTAAAGAAAGCATCCAAGGACGATGATGTATTTCACTTTGTTAGTTATATTCCAATTGATGGTCGACTCTATGAGTTAGATGGACTGAAAGATGGACCAATGGATCTAGGTCCATGTCCAGTTGGAGATCAATGGGTTCAAGCAGTGAAGCCTATAATACAAAAACGAATAAATAA ATATAACGAGGgagaaatacattttaatttaatgGCAATAGTAACTGATAGAAAAACATTGTACGAACGACAGAAAATTAATGTTTGCGATCCAGCCGAGTTAGAATGTTTGCAGGCACTAATAGAGAAGGAAATACGAAAATCCAAAAGGTACCAGGAAGAAAATATTAGAAGGAAACATAATTATCTACCATTAATAATGGAGTTACTTAAAATGCTTGCTAAAGATGGCAAACTTGTGCCCTTGTATCAAAGAGCAAAGGAGAAGGCATTggaaaaagaatcgaaaaaaAACAATGTATGA
- the LOC143214777 gene encoding uncharacterized protein LOC143214777 isoform X1: MAVNTNVDSPRSLKKKKMEVSNPFNDELSDSIIESVETPIDIEYLKIENNETPTKKKCETKILQTNYSNCSNKEKTNVSQHSDDDYNVTNGTNSSLISIRKMEDLCKTPIRNNSLNESIHRNSIKNENTPSPVKFSSSMLTMNSSEWNCNSIKELQETPTPIRKKKLYIDESSTPAKRKKRKMNNMGEYVQVSDSVKTEYDDTPNEMEHIEMLHDLESVMDFRDSKISIFLSPTNDTQDEENLDVSKDPQVDPLSIDKHDIHDTFIENGETKYNTRLKNKRRNAKSTANNVKNTEINLNSKESDETPSGIKIALGDLDIMLDNKEKEELSEDAIKRLYNLKVQLMHDVPPQHKIQWRLSKSLTTAEKNMFLQHASLRRGIFLPHEDEIIKRNWKKFCEVHDWDPKIVKPFLFMKNGKKFYIKSPEERQKFLQYLANGLPCRSLNSILYRCRNLLIKNERCAQRCNSIIYNENHSRIDLRSIIDCITTIYLYRYRTEEDELILSYIKNSKKRKREQKDHFSKLGKMLNRNRQSVSVRYRTLRKSLQSSKTKKPTLNVEWTLQLIGEFIHNLMDVMLCGKLVELKDAIILKPIWLKLEEKFNIDWNVLKDFWFSRLHLQLFSPEPIYLNDIRIKLIEYIYGKGISNVREISWPSISRYFDGITSCFLCKVFFWIYQEAEKKACTTYFPDVIEYLYNTKIREIKNTATDKFLPRLSYKNKTIEIVDEDSYIAKKM; the protein is encoded by the exons ATGGCTGTAAATACGAATGTAGATAGTCCACGAAGTcttaagaaaaagaaaatggaaGTGAGCAATCCATTTAATGATGAATTAAGTGACAGCATTATAGAATCTGTGGAAACACCTATAGatatagaatatttaaaaattgaaaataacgaaACCCCTACCAAAAAGAAATGTGAGACTAAAATTTTGCAAACTAATTATAGTAATTGTAGCAATAAAGAAAAGACAAATGTATCGCAACATTCCGACGATGATTACAATGTAACAAATGGCACTAACAGTTCCTTAATTAGTATCCGTAAAATGGAAGACTTGTGTAAAACTCCTATAAGAAATAACAGTTTAAACGAATCAATTCATAGAAATAGCATTAAAAACGAAAATACACCCAGTCCTGTAAAATTTAGTTCTAGTATGTTAACTATGAATTCATCAGAATGGAATTGTAACAGTATTAAAGAATTACAAGAAACACCAACACCGATTAGAAAGAAAAAACTTTATATCGACGAATCTAGTACACCTGCTAAACGAAAAAAGAGGAAAATGAATAATATGGGTGAATACGTCCAAGTATCTGATTCAGTTAAAACAGAATACGATGATACACCAAATGAGATGGAACATATAGAAATGTTACATGATTTGGAATCTGTGATGGATTTTAGAGACAGTAAAATATCAATCTTCTTATCTCCTACTAATGATACACAGGACGAAGAGAATCTAGATGTATCAAAAGATCCACAGGTTGATCCTCTGTCTATCGATAAACATGATATACACGATACTTTTATTGAAAACGGAGAGACAAAATATAACACTCGTTTAAAAAACAAGAGAAGAAACGCTAAGAGTACTGCGAACAATGTAAAAAATACAGAAATAAACTTGAATAGCAAGGAATCTGACGAAACTCCAAGTGGAATAAAAATCGCGCTAGGGGATTTAGACATTATGTTAGATAACAAAGAAAAGGAAGAATTATCTGAAGATGCTATAAAG AGATTATATAATTTGAAGGTGCAATTAATGCATGATGTACCACCACAACATAAAATACAATGGAGACTCTCGAAGTCACTGACGACAGCagagaaaaatatgtttttacaaCATGCATCATTGAGAAGAGGTATTTTTTTACCTCACGAAGATGAAATTATCAAGCGTAATTGGAAGAAATTCTGTGAG GTTCATGATTGGGATCCTAAAATTGTAAAACCATTTCTCTTCATGAAAAacggtaaaaaattttatattaaaagccCGGAGGAAAGACAAAAGTTTCTTCAGTATTTAGCAAACGGATTACCATGTAGATCGCTTAATAGCATACTCTATAGATGTAGAAATTTACTCATAAAAAACGAGAGATGTGCTCAAAGGTGTAACagtataatttataatgaaaatCATTCACGTATCGATTTACGTTCTATAATTGACTGTATAACAacgatttatttatacaggtACCGTACAGAGGAAGATGAAttaattttatcctatataaaaAACTCTAAAAAGCGAAAGAGAGAACAAAAGGATCATTTCTCCAAATTAGGAAAAATGTTGAATCGTAACAGACAGTCAGTTTCGGTACGTTATCGTACACTTAGAAAGTCTTTGCAGTCTAGTAAAACAAAGAAAC CAACGTTAAATGTGGAGTGGACATTACAATTAATTGGTGAATTCATACACAATCTCATGGATGTAATGTTATGTGGAAAACTAGTAGAATTGAAAGATGCTATCATTCTGAAACCAATTTGGTTGAAATTAGAAGAAAAGTTCAACATAGACTGGAATGTGTTGAAAGACTTTTGGTTTAGTCGATTGCATTTGCAATTATTTTCTCCTGAACCAATCTATTTAAATGATATTAGAATAAAACTAATCGAATA CATTTATGGGAAAGGAATTTCGAATGTTCGAGAGATTTCGTGGCCTAGCATTTCGAGATATTTTGATGGGATCACCAGCTGCTTCTTATGTAAAGTATTTTTCTGGATATATCAAGAAGCCGAGAAAAAAGCATGCACGACGTATTTTCCTG ACGTTATAGAATACCtttataatacaaaaatacGTGAAATAAAAAACACTGCTACTGACAAATTTCTCCCAAGATTATCTTATAAAAACAAAACAATTGAAATTGTTGACGAAGATAGTTATATAGcgaagaaaatgtaa
- the Atg13 gene encoding autophagy-related 13 isoform X1, with the protein MSALKLSMQDRKDLDKFTKFLALKAAQIIVQSRSGEKVSTKCKPNSSGTDWFNLAIHDVPEVLAEAKRALCGEIVNSTIPLCIEISLRTVEGDTMVLETWSLRVLPEHSDPAVRVTYTVYNRMGILLKSLLSVSRITPAYKLSRRQGPDSYVICYKIYLGEPQLHTLGDNYKNVRVGQLCTPVGTIHLSVSYRTKMTISPTHTGRDSIMVKSDHFHSDLSPRHTRYQQSEETSKSLSDTIKVGAFVVNKPVTVNEEDFVIPDVPFSSLLTPRQTSPPPVTVAEAANTKTTITTATADSSNGNNEKLVNDNTTSKCNSQNGSRRSSCSMTSANDDFIMVDLKTPFAGTNTNSDLGAFYRECQSAPQLQAFMEERTVGEQVGGDLTKQLETFETNMRRYEDILSSLCHTENNN; encoded by the exons ATGTCCGCACTAAAATTGAGTATGCAAGATAGAAAGGACTTGGATAAGTTTACTAAATTCTTGGCATTGAAAGCTGCACAAATTATAGTGCAGTCAAGGTCAGGTGAAAAGGTCAGCACAAAGTGCAAGCCAAATTCATCTGGAACAGATTGG TTCAACTTAGCTATCCATGATGTACCAGAAGTTTTGGCTGAAGCTAAAAGAGCATTATGCGGGGAAATAGTCAATTCAACTATACCTCTCTGCATTGAGATCTCTTTGAGGACTGTTGAAGGTGACACAATGGTTTTAGAAACATGGAGTCTTCGTGTTTTGCCTGAACATAGTGATCCTGCTGTAAGAGTAACGTACACAGTATATAACAGAATGGGCATTTTATTGAAATCTTTATTGTCCGTATCGAGAATTACTCCAGCTTATAAGCTAAGTAGAAGGCAAGGCCCAGATTCTTATGTTATTTGCTATAAAATTTATCTAGGAGAACCACAGCTACATActttag gtgataattataaaaatgttagagTAGGTCAATTGTGCACTCCTGTGGGCACAATCCATTTATCAGTATCGTATAGAACGAAGATGACTATTTCTCCTACTCATACCGGTCGTGACTCGATAATGGTAAAGAGTGATCATTTTCATTCGGATTTAAGTCCTCGTCACACGAGGTACCAGCAAAG cgaagaaacaTCAAAATCTCTCAGTGATACTATTAAAGTGGGAGCTTTTGTAGTGAATAAACCTGTTACTGTAAACGAAGAGGACTTTGTTATACCAGATGTACCTTTTAGTTCTTTGTTAACTCCTAGACAAACTTCACCTCCACCTGTCACAGTAGCTGAGGCTGCAAACACAAAGACTACAATAACAACAGCTACAGCAGACAGCAGCAATGGAAATAACGAAAAACTTGTAAATGATAATACAACGTCAAAGTGCAACTCGCAAAATGGATCTAGGAGAAGTAGTTGCTCAATGACCAGTGCTAACGACGATTTTATTATGGTAGATTTG AAAACTCCTTTCGCTGGTACAAATACTAATAGCGATTTAGGAGCATTTTATCGTGAATGTCAAAGTGCGCCTCAGCTTCAAGCATTTATGGAAGAAAGAACAGTTGGTGAACAAGTAGGAGGGGACCTTACTAAACAGTTAGAAACATTTGAAACGAATATGCGACGGTATGAGGATATTCTGTCATCATTATGTCATACAGAAAATAATAACTAA
- the LOC143214777 gene encoding uncharacterized protein LOC143214777 isoform X2, whose product MAVNTNVDSPRSLKKKKMEVSNPFNDELSDSIIESVETPIDIEYLKIENNETPTKKKCETKILQTNYSNCSNKEKTNVSQHSDDDYNVTNGTNSSLISIRKMEDLCKTPIRNNSLNESIHRNSIKNENTPSPVKFSSSMLTMNSSEWNCNSIKELQETPTPIRKKKLYIDESSTPAKRKKRKMNNMGEYVQVSDSVKTEYDDTPNEMEHIEMLHDLESVMDFRDSKISIFLSPTNDTQDEENLDVSKDPQVDPLSIDKHDIHDTFIENGETKYNTRLKNKRRNAKSTANNVKNTEINLNSKESDETPSGIKIALGDLDIMLDNKEKEELSEDAIKRLYNLKVQLMHDVPPQHKIQWRLSKSLTTAEKNMFLQHASLRRGIFLPHEDEIIKRNWKKFCEVHDWDPKIVKPFLFMKNGKKFYIKSPEERQKFLQYLANGLPCRSLNSILYRCRNLLIKNERCAQRYRTEEDELILSYIKNSKKRKREQKDHFSKLGKMLNRNRQSVSVRYRTLRKSLQSSKTKKPTLNVEWTLQLIGEFIHNLMDVMLCGKLVELKDAIILKPIWLKLEEKFNIDWNVLKDFWFSRLHLQLFSPEPIYLNDIRIKLIEYIYGKGISNVREISWPSISRYFDGITSCFLCKVFFWIYQEAEKKACTTYFPDVIEYLYNTKIREIKNTATDKFLPRLSYKNKTIEIVDEDSYIAKKM is encoded by the exons ATGGCTGTAAATACGAATGTAGATAGTCCACGAAGTcttaagaaaaagaaaatggaaGTGAGCAATCCATTTAATGATGAATTAAGTGACAGCATTATAGAATCTGTGGAAACACCTATAGatatagaatatttaaaaattgaaaataacgaaACCCCTACCAAAAAGAAATGTGAGACTAAAATTTTGCAAACTAATTATAGTAATTGTAGCAATAAAGAAAAGACAAATGTATCGCAACATTCCGACGATGATTACAATGTAACAAATGGCACTAACAGTTCCTTAATTAGTATCCGTAAAATGGAAGACTTGTGTAAAACTCCTATAAGAAATAACAGTTTAAACGAATCAATTCATAGAAATAGCATTAAAAACGAAAATACACCCAGTCCTGTAAAATTTAGTTCTAGTATGTTAACTATGAATTCATCAGAATGGAATTGTAACAGTATTAAAGAATTACAAGAAACACCAACACCGATTAGAAAGAAAAAACTTTATATCGACGAATCTAGTACACCTGCTAAACGAAAAAAGAGGAAAATGAATAATATGGGTGAATACGTCCAAGTATCTGATTCAGTTAAAACAGAATACGATGATACACCAAATGAGATGGAACATATAGAAATGTTACATGATTTGGAATCTGTGATGGATTTTAGAGACAGTAAAATATCAATCTTCTTATCTCCTACTAATGATACACAGGACGAAGAGAATCTAGATGTATCAAAAGATCCACAGGTTGATCCTCTGTCTATCGATAAACATGATATACACGATACTTTTATTGAAAACGGAGAGACAAAATATAACACTCGTTTAAAAAACAAGAGAAGAAACGCTAAGAGTACTGCGAACAATGTAAAAAATACAGAAATAAACTTGAATAGCAAGGAATCTGACGAAACTCCAAGTGGAATAAAAATCGCGCTAGGGGATTTAGACATTATGTTAGATAACAAAGAAAAGGAAGAATTATCTGAAGATGCTATAAAG AGATTATATAATTTGAAGGTGCAATTAATGCATGATGTACCACCACAACATAAAATACAATGGAGACTCTCGAAGTCACTGACGACAGCagagaaaaatatgtttttacaaCATGCATCATTGAGAAGAGGTATTTTTTTACCTCACGAAGATGAAATTATCAAGCGTAATTGGAAGAAATTCTGTGAG GTTCATGATTGGGATCCTAAAATTGTAAAACCATTTCTCTTCATGAAAAacggtaaaaaattttatattaaaagccCGGAGGAAAGACAAAAGTTTCTTCAGTATTTAGCAAACGGATTACCATGTAGATCGCTTAATAGCATACTCTATAGATGTAGAAATTTACTCATAAAAAACGAGAGATGTGCTCAAAG gtACCGTACAGAGGAAGATGAAttaattttatcctatataaaaAACTCTAAAAAGCGAAAGAGAGAACAAAAGGATCATTTCTCCAAATTAGGAAAAATGTTGAATCGTAACAGACAGTCAGTTTCGGTACGTTATCGTACACTTAGAAAGTCTTTGCAGTCTAGTAAAACAAAGAAAC CAACGTTAAATGTGGAGTGGACATTACAATTAATTGGTGAATTCATACACAATCTCATGGATGTAATGTTATGTGGAAAACTAGTAGAATTGAAAGATGCTATCATTCTGAAACCAATTTGGTTGAAATTAGAAGAAAAGTTCAACATAGACTGGAATGTGTTGAAAGACTTTTGGTTTAGTCGATTGCATTTGCAATTATTTTCTCCTGAACCAATCTATTTAAATGATATTAGAATAAAACTAATCGAATA CATTTATGGGAAAGGAATTTCGAATGTTCGAGAGATTTCGTGGCCTAGCATTTCGAGATATTTTGATGGGATCACCAGCTGCTTCTTATGTAAAGTATTTTTCTGGATATATCAAGAAGCCGAGAAAAAAGCATGCACGACGTATTTTCCTG ACGTTATAGAATACCtttataatacaaaaatacGTGAAATAAAAAACACTGCTACTGACAAATTTCTCCCAAGATTATCTTATAAAAACAAAACAATTGAAATTGTTGACGAAGATAGTTATATAGcgaagaaaatgtaa
- the LOC143214780 gene encoding guanine nucleotide-binding protein subunit beta-like protein 1 isoform X2: MLYFMFKTNRELSQIKSGQESCLSLQSLDDENLFVQHKCGLINAYKRTESHWNKYKSIDIDFYHYCRFKTFSQNELLVPLKESKVGILCTNTFSMELELSPPNAENLGEVMAIKPLKHDNLVLVGYECGKLILWDIRQKKILNNLVTEPCPMALDFDTTLMKGIVAGPSDQLQVFTLSKDHVFCDKTKIELKNPGTSVVAIRSDARIVAIGGWDNSVRIYSWKNLKPLAVLNQHRDTVQDIAYSSDIIKTYDKHVMATAAKDGYIALWSIYN; this comes from the exons ATGCTATATTTCATGTTTAAGACAAATCGAGAATTAAGTCAGATTAAATCAGGTCAAGAGTCTTGTTTAAGTTTACAAAGTTTGGATGATGAAAACCTATTTGTACAGCATAAATGCGGCttaataaatgcatacaaaAGAACAGAATCCCATTGGAACAAGTACAAATCAATTGACATAGATTTTTATCATTATTGCag GTTTAAAACATTTTCTCAAAATGAACTATTAGTACCACTTAAGGAATCGAAAGTTGGTATATTATGTACAAATACATTTAGTATGGAATTAGAACTGAGTCCTCCAAATGCAGAAAATTTAGGAGAAGTGATGGCAATCAAACCCTTGAAACATGATAATTTAGTTCTAGTAGGTTATGAATGTGGCAAGTTAATTTTATGGGACATTAGGCAGAAGaagattttgaataatttagtaaCAGAACCATGCCCAATGGCTTTGGATTTTGATACTACTTTGATGAAAGGTATTGTTGCTGGTCCTTCCGATCAGTTACAg GTATTTACTTTGTCAAAAGATCATGTATTCTgtgataaaacaaaaattgaattgaaaaatcCTGGTACTTCTGTAGTCGCTATAAGATCTGATGCTAGGATTGTAGCAATTGGAGGATGGGATAATAGCGTTCGAATATATTCGTGGAAAAATTTAAAACCATTAGCTGTTTTGAACCAACATAGAGATACAGTACAAGACATTGCATACTCCTCAGATATAATAAAGACTTACGATAAACATGTAATGGCTACAGCTGCAAAAGACGGATACATTGCATTGTGGAGTATTTACAATTAA